One stretch of Paucidesulfovibrio gracilis DSM 16080 DNA includes these proteins:
- a CDS encoding AzlD domain-containing protein produces MSDPVTSSAALGGFQGASLWLLMVACGVVTLASRLSFILIFSKREMPSWLMRGLRYVPPAVLSALVFPAILRPHDGVLDFSLGNYRFLAALAASVVAWRTKNLFWTIVTGMVVLWCLGWLGW; encoded by the coding sequence ATGAGCGATCCCGTAACGTCGTCCGCGGCCCTGGGGGGATTTCAGGGCGCTTCCCTGTGGTTGCTTATGGTGGCTTGCGGCGTGGTAACCCTGGCATCCCGCCTTTCCTTTATTCTTATTTTCAGCAAACGGGAAATGCCCTCGTGGCTGATGCGCGGACTGCGGTATGTGCCTCCGGCTGTTCTCTCCGCCCTGGTCTTTCCGGCCATTTTGCGGCCGCATGACGGAGTGTTGGATTTTTCTCTTGGGAATTACCGCTTTTTAGCTGCCTTGGCCGCTTCTGTGGTGGCATGGCGGACCAAAAATTTATTTTGGACGATCGTCACGGGCATGGTTGTGCTGTGGTGTCTGGGCTGGCTGGGCTGGTGA
- a CDS encoding CoA-binding protein has protein sequence MLHDIKELTALLREVKTIAVLGAVDKPGRPVDMVGRYLIDAGYDVIPVHPKRTDVWGLPTFTSLSEVPRPVDMVNLFRAAPHCPGHAEETLRLDPLPRCFWMQTGIFSPEARAMLAGSGITVVEDLCLKVFHEAHLPGATA, from the coding sequence ATGCTGCACGATATTAAGGAGCTAACTGCCCTGCTTCGGGAGGTCAAGACCATTGCCGTACTCGGCGCGGTGGATAAACCCGGACGCCCCGTGGACATGGTGGGACGATACCTCATTGACGCGGGGTACGACGTGATCCCAGTCCACCCCAAACGGACCGATGTATGGGGACTGCCCACCTTTACCAGCCTGTCCGAAGTACCCCGTCCCGTGGATATGGTGAATCTCTTCCGCGCCGCTCCGCATTGTCCCGGACATGCCGAAGAAACACTGCGGCTGGATCCTTTGCCCCGCTGTTTCTGGATGCAGACCGGCATCTTTAGTCCCGAGGCCCGCGCCATGCTGGCCGGCTCAGGCATCACCGTGGTGGAGGATCTTTGTCTGAAAGTCTTTCACGAAGCACATCTGCCTGGAGCCACGGCATGA
- a CDS encoding AzlC family ABC transporter permease, whose protein sequence is MTARNEYLQGVKALLPVVPGVLPFAAICGMASVEAGMRVPEAFGFSFIVNAGASQLVALQLLDKHAGAFLVVLAVLVVNLRFTMYSAALAPYLRNAPSWARWVGGWVLSDQAFGVSVIRMEQGGTYRFYIGTAVSMVFLWQLGNAMGIFLGALIPSAWQLDFAVPLCFLALIFPVLRDRPCCVAAVLGGSVAVWAAPLPYNLGLMAGAFAGIAAGLLAELRGGRK, encoded by the coding sequence ATGACGGCACGAAATGAATATTTGCAGGGAGTGAAGGCGCTTCTTCCCGTGGTTCCAGGGGTGCTCCCCTTTGCCGCAATTTGCGGCATGGCCTCGGTAGAGGCAGGAATGCGTGTCCCCGAGGCGTTCGGATTTTCCTTCATCGTCAATGCCGGGGCTTCCCAGTTGGTGGCTCTCCAGTTGTTGGACAAGCATGCCGGTGCGTTCCTTGTGGTTTTGGCCGTACTGGTGGTCAATCTTCGTTTCACTATGTATTCTGCGGCATTGGCGCCATATTTGCGCAATGCCCCTTCCTGGGCCAGGTGGGTCGGTGGCTGGGTGCTTTCGGACCAGGCTTTCGGTGTTTCCGTGATCCGTATGGAGCAGGGCGGGACGTATCGGTTCTACATTGGTACCGCTGTGAGTATGGTTTTCCTATGGCAACTCGGCAACGCCATGGGCATATTTTTGGGGGCGCTGATCCCTTCGGCCTGGCAACTGGACTTTGCGGTGCCTCTTTGTTTTTTGGCCTTGATTTTTCCGGTCCTGCGTGACCGTCCCTGCTGTGTGGCTGCTGTGTTGGGCGGGTCCGTGGCCGTTTGGGCCGCACCGTTGCCCTACAACCTCGGGCTTATGGCCGGAGCCTTTGCGGGAATTGCCGCCGGGCTGCTCGCGGAATTGCGGGGAGGGAGAAAATGA
- a CDS encoding YkgJ family cysteine cluster protein yields MTVAFECRMCGHCCHGEGGIILSPKDQARLADHLAIPVDQLLERYSRDQGGKPCLRTGEDGYCVFFEQNKGCTVHPGRPDICRAWPFFRGNLVDRMSWEMIHDYCPGVNPEAGHKEFVRQGREYLRKHDLLRHDPQVDPNALILDEE; encoded by the coding sequence ATGACGGTAGCCTTCGAATGCCGCATGTGCGGTCACTGCTGTCATGGAGAGGGCGGAATCATCCTCAGCCCCAAGGACCAGGCCCGGTTGGCCGATCACCTGGCCATTCCCGTGGACCAACTTCTGGAACGCTACTCCCGCGACCAGGGAGGCAAGCCCTGCCTGCGCACCGGCGAGGATGGCTATTGCGTCTTTTTCGAACAAAACAAGGGGTGTACCGTCCATCCGGGCCGACCCGATATCTGCCGCGCCTGGCCTTTTTTCCGGGGCAACCTCGTGGATCGCATGAGCTGGGAAATGATCCACGACTACTGTCCGGGGGTGAACCCCGAGGCCGGCCACAAGGAATTCGTTCGCCAGGGCAGGGAATATTTGCGAAAACACGACCTGCTCCGCCACGATCCCCAAGTGGACCCAAACGCCCTCATTCTCGACGAGGAATGA
- a CDS encoding M24 family metallopeptidase, which translates to MPHQRYLVPQTELAVRWNRCRELLRQQAPEAGGLLVFSRVNIYYLSGTLANGVFWLPLEGDPVLFCRRGVERAELESAVPTKLAFTSYGQLEGLAREAGSDLSGVMAAETGGLTWQLGDLLRRKLAGVELVPGDAVLGLARSYKSEWELEILRRCGALHHECLYTLLPPLLRPGMSERDVAHRAWEVFFSKGHMGQMRMGAFGEEIFLGHVSIGDSGDYSSAFNGPVGVRGEHPAIPSMGSAERIWGEGEPLVCDIGFSLEGYCTDKTQVYWSGPVASIPESVRSAHSFCMDVQAMLVESMVPGAIPSELYARCLEMAQKAGMSEGFMGRGHNQVAFVGHGIGLTIDGWPVIARGFDRPLETGMVLALEPKQSVPGIGMVGVENTFEVTPGGARCMTGDQYEILPVS; encoded by the coding sequence ATGCCTCATCAGCGCTATCTTGTCCCGCAAACTGAATTGGCTGTCCGTTGGAATCGCTGCCGTGAATTATTGCGCCAGCAGGCACCGGAAGCAGGTGGATTGCTCGTTTTTTCCCGAGTGAATATCTATTATTTGTCCGGCACGTTGGCAAACGGTGTGTTTTGGCTTCCCCTGGAAGGCGATCCAGTCCTGTTTTGCCGTCGTGGGGTGGAGCGGGCCGAGTTGGAAAGCGCCGTTCCCACCAAGTTGGCCTTTACGTCCTACGGCCAGTTGGAAGGGTTGGCCCGGGAAGCCGGGAGCGATTTATCCGGGGTTATGGCCGCTGAGACCGGTGGTCTGACCTGGCAACTGGGTGACCTGCTGCGCCGCAAGCTGGCGGGCGTGGAGCTGGTTCCCGGCGACGCCGTACTTGGGTTGGCCCGGAGTTACAAATCCGAGTGGGAATTGGAAATCCTTCGGCGGTGCGGGGCGTTGCACCATGAGTGCCTCTATACGTTATTGCCGCCGCTGTTGCGGCCCGGCATGAGCGAACGGGACGTGGCGCACCGAGCGTGGGAGGTGTTTTTTTCCAAGGGACACATGGGGCAGATGCGCATGGGAGCCTTTGGAGAGGAAATCTTTTTGGGGCATGTGAGCATTGGGGATTCCGGGGACTATTCCAGCGCGTTCAACGGTCCGGTGGGCGTACGAGGCGAGCACCCCGCCATTCCGTCCATGGGCAGTGCCGAGCGCATTTGGGGTGAAGGCGAACCGTTGGTTTGTGACATCGGCTTTTCCCTGGAAGGCTACTGCACGGACAAGACCCAGGTATACTGGTCCGGTCCGGTTGCTTCCATTCCGGAGAGCGTCCGTTCCGCGCATTCCTTCTGCATGGATGTGCAGGCCATGCTTGTCGAGAGCATGGTGCCGGGAGCGATTCCTTCGGAGTTGTACGCTCGTTGTTTGGAAATGGCCCAAAAAGCGGGAATGTCGGAAGGGTTCATGGGCCGTGGGCATAATCAAGTCGCCTTTGTGGGCCATGGCATCGGCCTGACCATTGACGGCTGGCCCGTTATTGCCAGGGGATTTGATCGTCCTCTGGAAACCGGCATGGTGCTGGCTCTTGAACCCAAACAGAGCGTCCCGGGCATCGGTATGGTGGGCGTGGAAAACACGTTTGAGGTGACGCCCGGCGGAGCACGCTGCATGACCGGAGACCAGTACGAAATTTTGCCGGTTTCCTGA
- a CDS encoding J domain-containing protein, translating to MNVRDCYRILNVPQGAGPDEIKSAFRKQAFRLHPDLNPSPNAADQFRKLNEAYVILTRTQEQDDASFHKKQRPGPKPHSPQSGPQASRAHGAGAYASSPSGGSSSSGQQASRAKTQQKRQTFHYKEEEVLSDLLKDPFARKVFEDIYSQIRDGRPAHRPAKVSRRSIQLDWGSRSFNLDLSRGVRTRVRDWFRRQLDDEQTLSYPAHLLLPGRTIRLDIRSRFAKPRTIEIRLPADFSPGRPIRLKNLGRSLGPFKGDLYLRIVGK from the coding sequence ATGAACGTTCGGGACTGTTATCGCATACTTAACGTGCCGCAAGGGGCCGGACCGGATGAGATCAAATCCGCGTTCCGTAAGCAGGCCTTTCGGCTGCATCCGGATCTGAACCCCAGCCCGAATGCAGCGGACCAATTCCGCAAGCTCAACGAAGCGTATGTGATTCTGACCCGAACCCAGGAACAGGACGATGCGTCCTTCCACAAAAAGCAACGGCCCGGGCCGAAGCCGCACTCCCCCCAAAGCGGTCCCCAGGCCTCCCGAGCCCATGGTGCGGGAGCCTACGCCTCTTCCCCGAGCGGCGGCAGTTCCAGCTCTGGGCAACAAGCCTCCCGCGCCAAAACACAACAAAAGCGGCAGACATTTCACTATAAAGAAGAGGAAGTTCTCAGCGATCTGCTCAAGGATCCCTTTGCCCGCAAGGTCTTTGAAGATATTTACAGCCAGATCAGAGACGGACGCCCCGCCCACCGCCCGGCAAAGGTTTCGCGCCGAAGCATCCAGCTCGACTGGGGAAGTCGCAGCTTTAATCTGGATCTGAGCCGGGGCGTACGCACCCGGGTAAGGGATTGGTTTCGCCGTCAGCTCGACGACGAACAGACGCTCAGTTACCCGGCCCATTTGCTGCTGCCCGGGCGGACCATCCGTCTGGACATCCGCTCACGCTTCGCCAAACCACGCACCATTGAAATTCGCCTTCCTGCGGATTTTTCCCCGGGCCGTCCCATACGGTTAAAAAACCTCGGACGCAGTCTCGGCCCCTTCAAAGGTGACCTTTATCTCCGCATCGTGGGCAAATAG
- the hisH gene encoding imidazole glycerol phosphate synthase subunit HisH — MLAIFDYNAGNQTSVHRALDAIGIPNKITNNPKELRKAHGIIFPGVGAAGQAMEELASEGLDEALKTLIWEEKPVLGICVGCQILLDYSEENDTKTLAVIPGECRLFNPSWTDYKDQPIRVPHMGWNSVTLEQPCELFENIEPDADFYFVHSYYPAPKEEFVIGTTTYGRPFCSVHGRRGLWAVQFHPEKSGRPGLRLLKNFHNYCLEVADAQ; from the coding sequence ATGCTCGCCATCTTCGATTACAACGCCGGCAATCAGACCAGCGTGCATCGCGCTCTCGACGCTATCGGTATACCAAATAAAATAACCAATAATCCGAAAGAGCTACGTAAAGCACACGGCATTATTTTTCCCGGAGTGGGCGCAGCGGGCCAGGCCATGGAGGAACTTGCCTCCGAGGGGTTGGACGAAGCGCTCAAGACATTGATATGGGAAGAAAAACCCGTGCTCGGAATCTGTGTAGGCTGTCAGATTCTGCTGGATTACAGCGAGGAAAACGACACCAAGACCCTGGCGGTCATCCCCGGCGAATGTCGCCTGTTCAACCCATCCTGGACCGATTATAAGGATCAGCCGATCCGCGTTCCGCACATGGGCTGGAACAGCGTGACCCTGGAACAGCCCTGCGAACTGTTCGAGAACATCGAGCCGGATGCGGATTTTTATTTCGTCCACAGCTATTACCCGGCTCCCAAAGAAGAATTCGTCATCGGCACGACAACCTATGGCCGTCCCTTCTGCTCCGTGCATGGACGCAGAGGACTTTGGGCCGTGCAATTCCACCCGGAAAAAAGCGGTCGCCCCGGTCTGCGGCTGCTCAAGAATTTTCACAACTACTGTCTGGAGGTGGCCGATGCTCAGTAA
- the hisF gene encoding imidazole glycerol phosphate synthase subunit HisF: MLSKRVIPCLDVRNGRLTKGIKFKNNVDIGDPVETAKRYYEEGADEIVFYDITASSEARGIFLDVVEAVAKQIFIPFSVGGGINSVDDMRAVLRAGAEKVSVNSGAVKNPDIISQGAAQFGAQCVVLGMDVKRVPVTKDIPSGFEIVIHGGRKHMGMDAIEWAKTGEALGAGEICLNSIDADGTKDGYDIELTRKVVQAVSIPVIASGGAGHPEHMVEAVTDGMASAALIASIVHYGEWTVPGIKRYMHDQGVNMRMVW; encoded by the coding sequence ATGCTCAGTAAACGCGTCATCCCCTGCCTGGACGTGCGCAACGGACGCCTGACCAAAGGCATCAAATTCAAGAACAACGTTGACATCGGTGATCCCGTGGAAACCGCCAAGCGGTATTATGAAGAAGGCGCGGACGAGATCGTCTTTTATGACATCACGGCCAGCTCCGAAGCACGCGGCATTTTTCTGGATGTGGTGGAGGCCGTGGCCAAGCAAATCTTCATTCCGTTCTCTGTGGGCGGCGGCATCAACAGTGTTGATGACATGCGCGCCGTGCTTCGGGCTGGAGCAGAAAAAGTCTCGGTAAACTCCGGCGCGGTCAAAAATCCGGACATCATCAGCCAGGGCGCCGCCCAATTCGGTGCGCAATGCGTGGTGCTGGGCATGGATGTAAAACGCGTTCCCGTTACCAAAGACATCCCCTCGGGCTTTGAGATCGTCATCCACGGCGGACGCAAACACATGGGCATGGACGCCATCGAATGGGCAAAAACCGGCGAGGCACTGGGAGCCGGGGAAATTTGCCTGAACTCCATTGATGCGGACGGGACCAAGGACGGCTACGACATTGAACTGACCCGCAAAGTGGTGCAGGCCGTTTCCATTCCGGTCATTGCCTCGGGCGGGGCAGGCCATCCCGAGCATATGGTGGAAGCGGTCACGGACGGTATGGCCTCGGCCGCCCTCATTGCCTCCATCGTCCACTACGGAGAGTGGACCGTCCCCGGCATAAAACGCTACATGCATGACCAGGGCGTCAATATGCGCATGGTCTGGTAA